One Pichia kudriavzevii chromosome 3, complete sequence genomic window carries:
- a CDS encoding uncharacterized protein (PKUD0C08000; similar to Saccharomyces cerevisiae YGR169C (PUS6); ancestral locus Anc_5.171), which yields MVNSVGLFYQLRPVYLRGAMGLTKPKYNISNGIRQVEPYFENISTTVKSRWLNRTVLDILATEFRSFDASEYRRRMRNNEITVIHRLKLTKKERKSRRESGILDDTVRIGFPEIMNYQLKDNDIIERIEHIHERSVIDIRLEDIEVIHEDNELLVVNKPSGIPIHPVQNYFYNSFVRILEIEGWPGKASDNVILRPCHRLDKLTSGVCIFAKSAKSARQIQMQIQDRNVEKVYLARVCGRFPEDEEGIECLDDVVVVDTKKGMKDGIMRKSAKTLFKFVKYNKELNQSIVMCFPKTGRTHQIRIHLRNLKHPIVNDPLYGPNGLMKLEHGFDPNKVSEEYFNKIKSIADTNRQSSETDVRCDTCDSKLYTPLVKENMVMYLHAFKYRLGEVDGWVYQTSWPKWSEI from the coding sequence ATGGTCAATAGTGTGGGCCTCTTCTATCAACTTAGACCAGTCTACCTAAGAGGGGCCATGGGCTTAACCAAACCAAAATACAACATCAGCAATGGAATTAGACAAGTGGAGCCGtactttgaaaatatctCGACTACAGTTAAGTCTAGATGGCTCAATCGGACAGTGCTTGATATTTTAGCAACAGAGTTTAGAAGCTTCGACGCTTCTGAATACAGAAGGAGGATGCgaaacaatgaaatcacAGTTATCCATCGTCTAAAGCTGACAAAGAAAGAGCGTAAATCACGTCGAGAGAGTGGGATACTGGACGACACTGTTCGGATTGGGTTTCCAGAAATTATGAACTACCAACTGAAAGACAACGATATAATCGAAAGGATAGAGCATATTCATGAAAGATCTGTTATAGATATCAGGCTCGAAGATATAGAAGTTATAcatgaagataatgagCTCCTAGTGGTTAACAAACCTAGTGGCATCCCTATTCATCCTGTTCAAAACTATTTCTATAACTCATTTGTGAGAATTCTGGAAATAGAGGGTTGGCCAGGAAAAGCATCTGACAATGTTATACTGAGGCCGTGTCACCGATTGGATAAGCTTACCAGTggtgtttgtatttttgcAAAATCAGCTAAATCAGCCAGGCAAATACAAATGCAAATACAGGACagaaatgttgaaaaagtttatCTGGCGAGAGTATGTGGGAGGTTTCCTGAAGATGAGGAAGGTATTGAATGTCTAGACGATGTGGTTGTAGTGGATACTAAAAAGGGGATGAAGGATGGGATCATGAGGAAATCAGCAAAAACTTTATTTAAATTTGTCAAATACAACAAAGAGCTGAATCAAAGTATTGTAATGTGTTTCCCCAAAACTGGACGCACTCATCAGATTAGGATTCATCTACGAAATCTAAAACACCCAATAGTTAATGATCCTTTATATGGCCCTAATGGACTAATGAAACTCGAACATGGGTTTGACCCCAACAAGGTGTCTGAGGAGTatttcaataaaattaaGTCGATCGCAGATACAAATAGGCAATCTTCTGAAACTGATGTCAGGTGTGATACGTGTGATTCCAAATTATACACACCCTTGGTGAAAGAGAACATGGTAATGTACTTACATGCGTTTAAGTACAGGTTAGGTGAAGTTGATGGATGGGTCTACCAAACCAGCTGGCCGAAATGGTCTGAAATATAA
- a CDS encoding uncharacterized protein (PKUD0C07990; similar to Saccharomyces cerevisiae YJL023C (PET130); ancestral locus Anc_5.172) gives MDKSLRHAIPVIRGTIKGKDKSKGLSQALEKVKGQLKLKYENHFSAPADYSQKDSIDLSIMPFSKPFDETTLPAFKPIERFRFNGEDFKVTDKEISSAPSEFPESRFPIVTKSSPLCTDYKMLKGVNSDLFSIYMMKGSVKSKSLHKCKWFVFQYFHSTSFLGSIMKSRPGVLVTCHNSRVFNFDGQVRGKLPALIQNSSYPFKFAVYRTKLKKLLRKHFLELYLKDTDFAERYDGLYKFSANLYPKTEADVNDFVTNLKTCLRKVRKIDLDILEKQYELENSKMPWRDINKVLLRNGITDFPIKPVHTGKKNPVIRNNTRR, from the coding sequence ATGGACAAAAGCCTGAGACATGCTATACCGGTGATTCGAGGAACAATCAAGGGTAAAGATAAAAGCAAAGGGTTATCGCAAGCTTTGGAAAAGGTGAAGGGCCAGCTGAAGTTGAAGTATGAAAACCACTTTTCGGCACCTGCCGATTATTCGCAGAAAGACAGTATTGATTTGAGCATAATGCCCTTCAGCAAGCCATTTGATGAAACGACGCTTCCCGCATTCAAGCCGATAGAAAGATTTCGGTTTAACGGTGAAGATTTCAAGGTTACAGATAAAGAAATTAGCAGTGCACCTTCAGAATTTCCTGAATCCAGATTTCCAATAGTCACAAAATCGTCCCCGCTATGTACTGATTATAAAATGCTCAAAGGCGTAAATAGTGATTTGTTCTCTATCTATATGATGAAGGGATCAGTTAAATCAAAGAGTTTGCACAAATGCAAATGGTTTGTTTTTCagtattttcattcaacTAGTTTCTTGGGCAGCATCATGAAGAGTAGGCCAGGTGTGTTGGTCACGTGTCATAATTCAAgggttttcaattttgatggACAAGTCAGGGGGAAACTGCCTGCACTAATTCAAAACAGTTCCTACCCTTTCAAATTTGCAGTGTACAGaacaaagttgaagaaactcCTCAGAAAACACTTTCTCGAATTATACTTGAAAGACACGGATTTTGCAGAGAGGTACGATGGTCTCTACAAATTTTCAGCAAATCTCTATCCAAAAACAGAGGCCGATGTGAATGATTTTGTGACAAACTTAAAAACTTGTCTTAGAAAAGTTCGAAAAATAGACTTGGACATACTAGAAAAACAGTATGAATTAGAAAACTCTAAAATGCCCTGGAGAGATATTAATAAAGTTTTATTGAGAAATGGAATTACAGATTTCCCGATAAAACCGGTTCATACTGGGAAGAAGAATCCTGTAATTAGGAACAACACCCGTAGATAG
- a CDS encoding uncharacterized protein (PKUD0C08020; similar to Saccharomyces cerevisiae YMR180C (CTL1) and YPL228W (CET1); ancestral locus Anc_6.254) has translation MDLKNLISRTPEEEGEVVPQPKSRTPSQPRLSIHSLMNESTNNTLSEIPKPSSIESVNGEPTLLQKTAPFLPTDSTGIKTEQLEESVKEEVKAETGKPIMQALNSTESQKEIDNNRIKSRSSISVLTNDTDVSTEPKPPVPETVESVSERVKEEREEKKELSAVVQSASETPQLENNIHDQIKRLELLKQKQEVEEDDSNNDGKPKRYRQKPTWAQDYIPTINRPAGLTKSGQGSFKNDTSARNISKLEIPSLTGLIPRNDFNKLVTEWIWANIEGIKQDYTEVPNIQDYIELELKLGNIWDKVKDTRIQLPVNTECVVATDYINQECFFKAGITLDNYNDTKAYMSKIMQEAAEQQQQGRGNANNKFVIENSHVVDLIASDSRRNDKPISGRVSLDIKTKRKTNSITKQRISDLFLYFPNTLYDLRLSLSVELPNELNDAAFEIFKKRVSMEREKERISYIHQATFTRVDLTKIKEKNNRIPKYELELEINTNALLRSMDNVMDDPLYYVDLVQAFLDNGRLITRHLSQQRQ, from the coding sequence atggatttgaaaaacttgatctCACGCACGCCTGAAGAGGAGGGAGAGGTTGTACCTCAACCGAAAAGTAGAACACCGTCGCAACCAAGGTTGTCAATCCATAGTCTTATGAATGAAAGCACAAACAATACTCTTTcagaaattccaaaacCTTCGAGCATCGAATCAGTCAATGGAGAGCCCACACTGCTACAGAAAACAGCACCGTTTTTGCCAACGGATTCAACTGGCATTAAAACCGAACAACTAGAAGAATCTGTCAAGGAAGAAGTGAAGGCTGAGACAGGAAAACCTATCATGCAAGCTCTGAACTCTACCGAAAgccaaaaagaaattgacaatAATCGTATAAAGAGTCGCAGTAGCATTAGCGTCTTAACTAATGATACTGATGTCTCAACTGAGCCTAAGCCCCCTGTACCGGAGACGGTTGAAAGTGTCAGTGAAAGAGTTAAAGAAGAGAgggaggaaaagaaggaacTGTCTGCCGTAGTACAAAGTGCCAGTGAAACTCCACAGCTGGAGAATAACATTCATGATCAAATAAAGAGACTTGAGTTGCTTAAGCAGAAACAGGAGGTTGAGGAAGATGACTCTAATAACGATGGAAAGCCCAAGAGGTACAGGCAAAAACCTACTTGGGCTCAAGACTACATCCCTACTATAAACCGTCCTGCTGGTCTAACCAAATCTGGACAAGGTAGTTTTAAAAATGATACCTCAGCTCGTAACATTTCTAAGCTTGAGATTCCATCATTAACAGGATTGATTCCTAGAAACGACTTCAATAAGCTAGTCACAGAATGGATTTGGGCAAACATCGAAGGTATTAAACAGGATTATACTGAAGTTCCTAACATCCAAGATTATATTGAGCTAGAGCTAAAGTTAGGCAACATTTGGGATAAAGTAAAGGACACCCGTATCCAGTTACCTGTAAACACAGAATGTGTGGTTGCCACTGACTATATTAACCAGGAATGCTTCTTCAAAGCAGGCATCACTCTAGATAACTATAATGACACAAAGGCGTACATGAGTAAGATCATGCAAGAGGCAGcagaacaacaacagcaagGCAGAGGCAATGCCAATAACAAGTTTGTGATTGAGAATTCACAcgttgttgatttgattgcTAGCGATTCCAGGAGGAATGACAAGCCAATATCTGGCCGTGTTAGTTTGGACATAAAGACCAAAAGGAAAACGAACAGTATAACAAAACAACGTATTTCTGATTTGTTCTTATACTTTCCAAATACTCTATACGATTTGCGTTTATCTCTGTCTGTTGAATTGCCGAATGAACTAAACGACGCAGCTTTTGAGATTTTTAAAAAACGGGTTTCAATGGAAAGAGAAAAGGAACGTATTTCCTACATTCACCAAGCCACATTCACTAGAGTAGATCTTACCAAaatcaaggagaaaaataatagaatACCTAAATATGAACTCGAATTGGAAATCAACACTAATGCGCTACTTCGAAGCATGGATAACGTGATGGATGATCCGTTGTATTATGTTGATCTTGTGCAAGCCTTCCTTGATAATGGACGGCTAATTACTAGACACTTGTCCCAACAACGCCAATGA
- a CDS encoding uncharacterized protein (PKUD0C07970; similar to Saccharomyces cerevisiae YDR452W (PPN1); ancestral locus Anc_5.568), which produces MQEKYNAGGPTASLFRRHKYLTVFSLVSYYTLLFVFVFAYICKDAESQYHMKSIVDTEEVSKHLEKLHLTPHHSVKVMSVDSNGQAKQTILHGRFLHITDMHPDELNVIGGAIRKKCHSKIKGLVDNEDISHRYGDSLSGCDSPMDLYESTLQWVRENLKDHIDFVIWTGDNIRHDNDRSHPRTEYDIFEMNERVAQDMSKTFMDDNEADEDPYRRRVKLVPSLGNNDVYPHNLFAPGPTLQTRELFKIWKDFIPPEQMHTFDRGAYFFREVIPNKLVVISINTLYWFQSNPLNDNCDSRKQPGYKLFLWLGASLKECRRRGVKVWLSGHVPPIPKNIHHSCYAKISVWLHEYRDLIIGGVWGHMNIDHWVPLDSVKAWRSIEKRLLRIGAINEENTIPYIDYDAIDELFSSEEEKGLYDDKTTEDFGTVEDLYRAFGFNIEDESGNPLHTFSDRYMGAPNAKGAYLESIRDNMFAKLKGKRKGGKHSERYAIAHISASVIPTYNPGMRVWEYNITEFRESQKNHHGTFSLTGLYQKAKDIVKASRSSKSLVLRETSWESFFDDLEQKFNQESKLEELASLMENDETAFNAQAYADIMSPAKDKTIPPVMPRDLPLGPAYVPQTFSPENYVQYYIDLNEHNYEKKDVDVWEFEYKVHYSTKEDNRKDTLLVSDWVKYGKVLAQSGPVDNQNNGERSMAKAQDAKKLWKAYLERAFIGSGYELIDRAY; this is translated from the coding sequence ATGCAGGAGAAGTATAACGCCGGAGGGCCCACTGCGTCATTGTTCAGGCGTCATAAATATCTCACAGTTTTCTCATTGGTATCGTATTATACCCTcttatttgtttttgtctttGCATACATCTGCAAAGATGCAGAATCGCAGTATCATATGAAGTCCATCGTTGATACGGAAGAAGTTTCCAAACATTTGGAGAAGCTGCATTTAACACCTCACCATTCTGTCAAAGTTATGTCGGTCGATAGTAATGGGCAGGCCAAACAAACCATACTTCATGGGAGATTTTTACATATTACCGATATGCACCCAGATGAGCTGAATGTTATTGGTGGAGCTATTCGTAAGAAATGCcattccaaaatcaaagggCTTGTTGacaatgaagatatttCTCATCGATATGGTGATTCTCTGAGTGGATGTGATTCTCCAATGGACCTCTACGAGTCCACGTTACAATGGGTCAGagaaaatttgaaagacCACATTGATTTTGTCATTTGGACCGGAGACAACATCCGACACGATAACGATCGGTCACACCCACGTACCGAatatgatatttttgaaatgaaCGAAAGAGTTGCCCAAGATATGTCCAAAACTTTCATGGATGACAATGAAGCGGATGAAGACCCGTATCGCCGAAGAGTTAAACTAGTTCCAAGTTTAGGTAATAATGATGTTTATCCTCATAACTTGTTTGCACCGGGCCCAACCTTGCAAACTCGTGAACTCTTTAAAATTTGGAAAGACTTTATTCCTCCTGAACAAATGCACACCTTTGATAGAGGCGCTTATTTTTTTAGAGAAGTTATTCCTAATAAGCTAGTTGTTATTAGTATAAATACACTCTACTGGTTTCAATCCAATCCTTTGAATGATAATTGTGACTCAAGGAAACAACCTGGTTATAAACTATTCTTGTGGTTAGGTGCCTCATTAAAGGAATGTCGGCGTAGAGGAGTAAAAGTTTGGTTGAGCGGTCATGTTCCTCCTATCCCTAAAAATATACACCATAGTTGTTATGCTAAAATAAGTGTATGGTTACATGAATATAGGGACTTAATTATTGGCGGTGTTTGGGGACACATGAATATAGATCATTGGGTTCCTCTGGATTCAGTCAAAGCATGGAGGAGTATAGAAAAGAGGCTTCTTCGAATCGGAGCAATTAATGAGGAAAATACAATTCCGTATATTGATTATGATGCAATCGATGAACTTTTCAGCTcagaagaggaaaagggTTTATACGATGATAAAACTACGGAAGATTTTGGAACTGTCGAAGATCTATATAGAGCCTTTGGTTTCAATATAGAGGACGAATCTGGAAATCCGCTACACACATTTTCAGATAGATACATGGGAGCACCTAATGCTAAGGGTGCCTATTTAGAGTCGATAAGAGACAATATGTTTGCCAAATTAAAGGGGAAAAGAAAGGGAGGTAAGCACTCTGAAAGGTATGCGATAGCTCACATTTCTGCTAGTGTTATTCCAACATATAACCCCGGCATGCGTGTTTGGGAATACAATATAACTGAATTCCGAGAATCTCAAAAGAATCATCATGGCACATTCTCCTTGACAGGGCTTTATCAGAAAGCAAAGGATATTGTGAAAGCTAGTAGATCTTCAAAGTCTCTTGTTTTGAGAGAGACAAGCTGGGAATCATTCTTTGATGATCTTGAGCAGAAATTCAATCAAGAAAGCAAACTGGAAGAATTAGCTTCATTGAtggaaaatgatgaaacagCATTTAATGCACAGGCTTATGCAGATATCATGTCACCAGCAAAAGATAAAACCATACCTCCAGTAATGCCTAGAGATTTACCATTGGGTCCGGCTTATGTTCCTCAGACTTTTTCCCCAGAAAACTATGTTCAATATTACATTGACTTAAACGAGCACAATTACGAGAAAaaagatgttgatgtttggGAATTTGAATACAAAGTTCACTATTCTACCAAGGAGGATAATCGGAAAGATACTTTGCTTGTTTCTGACTGGGTTAAGTATGGTAAAGTACTTGCCCAATCTGGGCCTGTTGATAACCAAAACAACGGTGAACGAAGCATGGCAAAAGCTCAAGATGCTAAAAAATTATGGAAGGCATACCTTGAGCGGGCATTTATTGGTTCCGGATATGAGCTAATTGATAGGGCATACTAA
- a CDS encoding uncharacterized protein (PKUD0C07960; Pfam Domains: DAO(3e-27)), giving the protein MFTMPRLPVLFPPTHPHMRKGVLVVGAGVVGLTTALELSNQYGDSLSITLIAKDLPGDVSPLYTSPKAGAHWTSSNSKENKQWQLVTYKRLKQLSEIPESFVVPYPLYQGDIVPEGCEAPPFEEPWYKDLVEDYEFLGSDPKKFPQVANLHVFKSYSISTTLYLVYLLSQCKKNGITIKRHTIASLQEAENFVLANGKKPDVVVNCTGLQYNQLNGCYDPKLVPVKGYVLLIENTLPYQTTFKHPKLTPDAKDGEFLMLFPRAEGGSVLGGIYDRNFTRFDTSIDADYAGRLVTKATTYMPELGRTRDIKVSTHTIGFRPERQGGARIGVDINNRKIVHNYGNGNSGYIESWGAAQSTVDSVAQVLFDNPKL; this is encoded by the coding sequence atGTTTACAATGCCCCGTCTTCCTGTCTTGTTTCCCCCAACACATCCACATATGCGCAAAGGAGTCTTAGTTGTTGGAGCAGGAGTCGTTGGACTCACAACTGCCCTAGAACTCTCAAACCAATATGGCGATTCTCTCAGCATTACTCTCATTGCCAAGGATCTACCTGGCGATGTGTCACCGTTGTACACGTCGCCAAAGGCGGGAGCACATTGGACGTCGTCCAAtagcaaagaaaacaagcAATGGCAGCTGGTCACCTACAAGAGACTCAAACAGCTCTCTGAGATTCCGGAATCATTTGTTGTACCTTATCCTTTATACCAGGGTGACATAGTCCCAGAAGGTTGTGAGGCGCCTCCATTTGAAGAGCCATGGTATAAGGATCTGGTGGAAGACTATGAGTTTCTTGGAAGTGACCCAAAGAAGTTCCCCCAAGTTGCCAACTTGCATGTCTTTAAATCGTATTCCATTTCAACAACACTCTATCTTGTGTACCTGCTTTCCCAATgcaagaaaaatggaatcACCATCAAGAGACATACTATTGCGTCGTTACAAGAGGCAGAGAACTTTGTCCTTGCAAACGGGAAGAAACCAGATGTAGTGGTAAACTGTACTGGATTACAATATAACCAGCTCAACGGTTGTTACGATCCTAAATTGGTCCCTGTTAAAGGTTATGTTCTACTTATTGAAAACACCTTACCATATCAAACTACATTCAAACATCCGAAATTGACACCTGATGCCAAAGATGGCGAGTTCCTTATGTTATTCCCACGTGCAGAGGGGGGGTCGGTTCTTGGTGGTATCTATGATCGAAACTTCACCAGATTTGATACTTCTATTGACGCTGATTATGCTGGAAGGTTGGTTACTAAGGCAACAACATATATGCCAGAGCTTGGCAGAACAAGGGATATTAAGGTCTCAACTCACACTATTGGGTTTAGGCCTGAGCGCCAAGGGGGAGCCAGGATTGGTGTTGATATAAACAACCGGAAAATTGTTCATAATTATGGCAATGGTAACTCCGGATATATTGAGAGTTGGGGGGCTGCACAAAGTACTGTTGACAGTGTCGCCCAGGTTCTTTTTGATAACCCTAAATTATAA
- a CDS encoding uncharacterized protein (PKUD0C07980; similar to Saccharomyces cerevisiae YLR006C (SSK1); ancestral locus Anc_5.230) yields the protein MYSSNMFPFPKKKTTDSGTPNHMGLSFHPSSTPSITSYALPNASSQSPSYLSSSTPTAKLEQPTQFTISSSPVVPPESLPGSYYEHLTPATLERGSSNDSFIPAPNYQPGSKRNNSKLGANTDNERASVEEIVPSNNIGGSTSYNPTRNFSQNQHFIQNQLTRPVTKGDALRRVWVRKNQHTATTITVGPNDIVDDLKYMIANKFPTTLARSYDPSDLIIKMNIPFDTKIKNNTPLSETFALGINPQKRGVQAEGSQSPHSINNASFTRFQPPQPITEIKRSNTPLSPETTLGYSLSNEPTINDSIRCSSRTIALEPDLLVWSVLDKYFPGGMKMSDAFIIDTNVSPTEDTFKPEFKQRLNHSLSYSGNLNDRNDTIQCQPIPVRPQSMVAKKVATLGNQKVPPPRLRPSATYVELSNPAPQSSAVILFSKDVRDDSKSPLNISRDLSTSPPKKLSTVPPPLALSNSKTSESDQGSRLDTVSVKRKPDPILRPISTSKGQLSDSTVVSSPNSVSTITPNAGTKKNNKKSKGKLGISKMLTHINVLVVEDNLVNQKIMAHHLKSCNVQFQIASTGKEALEIWKRGGFHLCFMDIQLPVMSGIEVTKEIRRLERLNHIGSISTHASEDHHEHKNPADILDLSLFRSPIIIVALTASTGAADQQNALAAGCNDYLTKPVQLKWLRNKLTEWGYMQALINYDYFRTES from the coding sequence AtgtattcttcaaatatgtTCCCCTTTCctaagaaaaaaaccaCCGATAGCGGAACCCCTAATCATATGGGATTGAGTTTCCATCCGTCTTCGACACCATCCATCACATCCTATGCACTGCCAAATGCTTCAAGTCAAAGTCCATCATATCTCTCTTCGTCAACACCAACTGCAAAGTTAGAGCAGCCAACACAATTTaccatttcttcatctcctGTTGTCCCGCCAGAATCGTTACCGGGTAGTTATTATGAACATCTTACTCCTGCAACACTGGAACGTGGGAGTTCCAATGATAGCTTTATACCGGCGCCCAATTATCAACCTGGTTCTAAACGAAATAATTCTAAGCTAGGCGCCAATACTGACAACGAGAGAGCATCAGTCGAGGAAATTGTACCGTCAAACAATATTGGAGGTTCAACTTCGTACAATCCTACAAGAAATTTCTCACAGAACCAACACTTTATTCAAAACCAACTAACTCGACCCGTGACAAAGGGTGACGCATTGAGAAGAGTATGGGTCAggaaaaatcaacataCAGCAACAACTATCACTGTGGGCCCTAACGACAtagttgatgatttgaaataCATGATTGCAAACAAATTCCCCACCACATTAGCTCGATCTTATGATCCATCAGATctaataataaaaatgaatataCCTTTTGATACTAAGATCAAGAATAATACCCCCTTGAGTGAAACTTTTGCTTTGGGAATTAATCCTCAGAAAAGAGGCGTGCAAGCAGAAGGTTCACAATCTCCTCATTCAATAAATAACGCTTCATTTACCAGGTTTCAACCGCCTCAACCTATAACTGAAATTAAGAGGTCAAATACCCCACTATCACCCGAAACAACGCTAGGCTACAGTTTATCAAACGAGCCGACAATCAATGATTCTATACGTTGCTCCTCTAGAACTATAGCACTTGAACCAGACTTATTAGTGTGGTCAGTACTCGATAAATATTTCCCTGGAGGAATGAAAATGTCTGATGCGTTTATCATTGACACGAATGTTTCCCCAACAGAAGATACTTTTAAGCCCGAGTTTAAACAACGACTAAACCATTCTTTGTCTTACAGCGGAAATTTGAATGATCGTAACGATACAATACAGTGTCAACCAATTCCGGTGAGACCACAGTCAATGGTAGCCAAGAAAGTGGCTACATTGGGAAACCAAAAAGTACCACCACCTAGACTAAGGCCTTCTGCGACGTATGTCGAGCTTAGTAATCCAGCCCCCCAAAGTTCAGCTGTTATTCTTTTCTCCAAAGACGTTAGGGACGATTCCAAATCACCGCTGAACATTTCAAGAGACTTATCTACGTCTCCACCCAAGAAGCTTTCTACAGTACCACCTCCTCTGGCATTATCAAACTCCAAAACTAGCGAATCAGATCAGGGTAGTAGACTGGATACTGTAAGTGTCAAACGAAAACCCGATCCAATTTTAAGGCCGATATCCACCTCGAAAGGCCAGCTGAGTGATTCAACAGTTGTGTCATCTCCGAACTCGGTATCTACGATAACACCAAATGCAGGGACTAAAAAGAACaacaagaaatcaaaaggaaaGCTAGGCATATCTAAGATGTTAACGCACATAAATGTTTTGGTTGTTGAAGATAACCTtgtcaatcaaaaaattatgGCTCACCATTTGAAATCATGTAATGTTCAGTTTCAAATTGCTTCTACAGGTAAGGAGGCATTAGAAATTTGGAAACGGGGAGGGTTTCATCTTTGTTTTATGGACATTCAGTTGCCCGTGATGAGCGGTATCGAAGTTACAAAGGAAATTAGACGTTTGGAGAGGTTGAATCATATTGGTAGTATATCAACACATGCATCTGAAGATCACCATGAGCATAAAAACCCTGCGGATATTCTAGACTTATCTTTATTTAGGTCTCCTATAATCATTGTCGCCCTTACTGCCTCTACTGGTGCAGCAGATCAACAGAATGCATTGGCTGCCGGTTGTAATGATTATTTGACCAAGCCTGTTCAGTTGAAGTGGTTGAGAAATAAACTCACAGAGTGGGGGTACATGCAAGCTTTAATTAACTATGATTATTTCAGAACAGAGTCGTAG
- a CDS encoding uncharacterized protein (PKUD0C08010; similar to Saccharomyces cerevisiae YPL227C (ALG5); ancestral locus Anc_6.253): protein MLLEAIEYLTTQTENTDLQKKFEIIIVDDGSSDGTAEYALSLGDELDLSLHQLKVVQLAKNRGKGGAVTHGIKYASGSYVIFADADGASRFSDISKLFKAMKRVDGNEPNKIPAVAIGSRAHMVNTDAVVKRAFIRNVLMYGFHTLVYVFGIRDIKDTQCGFKLFNKAATDLIFPHMHTEGWIFDLEVLMLAKRQNIHIDEVPISWHEVDGSKMELARDSVKMAIDLVVIRMAYILGIYKVRKLKQKRL from the coding sequence ATGCTACTTGAAgcaattgaatatttgacCACGCAAACGGAAAACACTGATTTGcagaaaaaatttgaaatcattatAGTTGACGATGGGTCAAGTGATGGAACAGCAGAATATGCGCTCAGTTTGGGGGATGAGCTCGATCTATcgcttcatcaattgaaagtgGTTCAACTTGCGAAGAATAGAGGAAAAGGTGGGGCTGTTACACATGGAATCAAGTATGCCTCTGGATCTTATGTGATTTTTGCAGATGCCGATGGTGCATCGAGGTTTTCCGACATCAGCAAGTTATTCAAGGCTATGAAACGTGTGGATGGAAATGAGCCCAATAAGATTCCCGCTGTTGCAATCGGATCCAGGGCACATATGGTGAACACAGATGCAGTAGTTAAAAGAGCTTTCATAAGGAATGTTTTGATGTATGGATTTCATACTCTAGTTTACGTCTTTGGTATACGAGACATTAAAGATACACAATGTGGATTTAAGCTGTTCAACAAAGCTGCAACTGATCTAATTTTCCCACATATGCACACAGAAGGATGGATTTTTGATCTTGAGGTCCTGATGCTTGCCAAGAGACAGAACATCCATATTGATGAGGTTCCAATTAGCTGGCACGAGGTTGATGGATCAAAGATGGAACTAGCAAGAGACTCTGTTAAAATGGCTATTGATCTTGTTGTTATCAGAATGGCTTATATTCTTGGTATCTATAAGGTACGCAAACTCAAACAGAAGAGACTCTGA